One genomic segment of Fusobacterium mortiferum ATCC 9817 includes these proteins:
- a CDS encoding PD-(D/E)XK nuclease family protein, which translates to MGINFRYIDYGVKFIDVYSRKDEKEREKLYIFSDNRMKDIFSKKMSEKLFEESATLITMEEFKDRIFYTDKIILKEAKRILAFFKCIPQNIKDELGIVTYYDVIDIANNFFTYYRELLVNEVEELSKYSHWQKKYLGYFSEIKKFFDKLCEEYNYLPSDWLERRENYRDIWLENFSKIIFVDMVEFPKIYIELIKELSSKKDIEIAIQMKKGDFNEEEFKINRVTIPEKIKNIEIYQFKDELEEALSLIYLKKIEKYEIYSPAPERNIFSKIFPSYFVPSQNFTMNDTKLYKFLNIQLDIISSEEGKLGRVYQISKFLSAFEERIFKDYYNISEVEFNLLNSCAMEGYKYISRKILQEEWFEKNMPLDFLEKLNEIIFDIESITYISNTNELYIYFKEHIKMERFIEENLDNTDIFDKFFEIFGIIKSNEVMKIHSNFNEYFGDKMGISLYRLLIQYMKDLTIKSNIKYGQDIVLIKGMDFVRYSEEHKDINYFLNITDEYLPKNLNDNLILTEKQRKELGITTKEEKREIERYRFFQAIFSGKDCVIFTKKDEEKGVEISPFLEEIILKYSLPLLKTPVQNRNSINMLKKSLVGVELGYSQSSDERYIKDSEDFKEGKLQIGAYDYDNLIKCPLSFYFSNIEGLTHSLKYEDKDISSRVLGIIVHKVLEEYVNSIWKKVLQDGIGEVEYSEVEERMKKAFKKERAKIPLHMDNYSEEIMIPIISRNIVRFFKDLKANYEGIAIKRFQSEKSSYENTPFYSGDIDVYLRGRADLVIESEIGNEIIDYKTGNKQDGQLDYYTIILYGESGQAKKLVFNAWKGKIEREDKVVLTREKLEENIKNFVDSQEYMRAEKKTPCTTCEYYNICGRGRE; encoded by the coding sequence ATGGGTATAAATTTTAGATATATAGATTATGGAGTAAAATTCATAGATGTTTATTCTAGAAAAGATGAAAAGGAAAGAGAAAAGCTCTATATATTTTCAGATAACAGAATGAAGGATATCTTTTCTAAAAAGATGTCAGAAAAGCTCTTTGAGGAGTCAGCAACTCTTATAACTATGGAAGAGTTCAAGGATAGAATTTTTTATACAGATAAAATTATTTTAAAAGAGGCTAAGAGAATCTTAGCCTTTTTCAAGTGTATACCACAAAATATAAAAGATGAGCTAGGGATAGTTACTTACTATGATGTGATAGATATAGCTAACAATTTTTTTACTTATTATAGAGAGCTATTGGTGAATGAGGTAGAAGAGTTAAGTAAATATTCCCATTGGCAAAAAAAATATTTAGGATATTTTTCAGAGATAAAAAAATTCTTTGATAAATTGTGTGAGGAGTATAACTATCTTCCAAGTGATTGGTTAGAGAGAAGAGAAAATTATAGAGATATATGGTTAGAGAACTTTAGTAAGATAATATTTGTAGATATGGTGGAGTTTCCTAAAATATATATAGAGCTTATAAAAGAGTTGAGCAGTAAAAAAGATATAGAGATAGCTATACAGATGAAAAAGGGAGATTTTAATGAGGAAGAGTTTAAAATAAATAGAGTAACCATTCCAGAGAAAATAAAAAATATAGAGATATATCAATTTAAAGATGAGTTAGAAGAGGCTTTATCGCTGATTTATCTAAAAAAAATAGAAAAATATGAGATATACTCTCCAGCTCCTGAAAGAAATATTTTCTCAAAAATCTTTCCTAGCTACTTTGTTCCATCACAAAATTTTACAATGAACGATACAAAACTATATAAATTTTTAAATATTCAGTTAGATATAATATCAAGTGAAGAGGGAAAGTTAGGAAGAGTCTATCAAATCTCTAAGTTTCTTTCTGCTTTTGAAGAGAGAATATTTAAAGATTATTATAATATAAGTGAAGTGGAGTTTAATCTTTTAAATAGTTGTGCTATGGAAGGGTATAAGTATATCTCAAGAAAAATCTTACAAGAGGAGTGGTTTGAGAAAAATATGCCACTGGATTTTTTAGAGAAATTAAATGAGATTATCTTTGATATAGAGAGTATTACCTATATTTCCAATACCAATGAGCTATATATCTATTTTAAAGAGCATATAAAGATGGAAAGATTTATTGAGGAGAATCTGGATAATACAGATATTTTTGATAAATTTTTTGAAATATTTGGGATAATAAAAAGTAATGAGGTAATGAAAATTCACTCTAATTTCAATGAGTATTTTGGAGATAAGATGGGAATATCTCTCTATAGACTTCTTATCCAATATATGAAGGATTTAACAATAAAGAGTAATATAAAATATGGACAAGATATCGTTCTTATAAAGGGAATGGACTTTGTAAGATATAGTGAGGAGCATAAGGATATCAACTATTTTTTAAATATAACAGATGAGTATCTACCTAAAAATTTAAATGATAATCTAATTTTAACAGAGAAGCAGAGAAAAGAACTAGGTATTACCACAAAAGAGGAGAAAAGAGAGATAGAGAGATATAGATTTTTTCAAGCTATATTTAGCGGAAAAGATTGTGTAATCTTTACTAAGAAAGATGAAGAGAAAGGTGTAGAGATATCTCCATTTTTAGAGGAGATAATATTGAAATACTCCCTACCTCTTTTAAAAACTCCTGTACAAAATAGAAATAGTATCAATATGCTAAAAAAATCTCTAGTAGGGGTGGAGTTGGGATATTCTCAAAGTAGTGATGAAAGATACATAAAAGATTCTGAGGATTTCAAAGAGGGAAAACTTCAAATAGGAGCTTATGACTATGATAATCTTATAAAATGTCCACTTAGTTTTTATTTCTCTAATATAGAGGGATTAACTCATAGTCTAAAATATGAGGATAAAGATATCAGTAGTAGAGTCTTAGGAATAATAGTGCATAAAGTTTTAGAAGAGTATGTAAACTCTATTTGGAAAAAAGTTTTACAAGATGGAATAGGAGAGGTAGAGTATTCTGAAGTGGAAGAAAGAATGAAAAAAGCTTTTAAAAAGGAGAGAGCTAAGATACCTCTACATATGGACAACTATTCTGAAGAAATAATGATACCTATAATAAGTAGAAATATAGTGAGATTTTTTAAAGATTTAAAAGCAAACTATGAGGGGATAGCTATTAAAAGATTTCAAAGTGAGAAGAGTTCCTATGAAAATACTCCATTTTATTCTGGAGATATAGATGTATATCTGAGAGGAAGAGCAGATTTGGTAATAGAGAGTGAGATAGGTAACGAGATAATAGATTATAAGACGGGAAATAAGCAAGATGGACAGTTAGATTACTATACAATAATACTGTATGGAGAGTCTGGACAAGCTAAAAAATTGGTATTTAATGCTTGGAAAGGAAAGATAGAGAGAGAGGATAAGGTAGTTCTTACAAGGGAGAAATTAGAGGAAAATATAAAAAATTTTGTAGACTCTCAAGAATATATGAGGGCAGAGAAGAAAACGCCTTGTACAACCTGTGAGTATTATAATATCTGTGGAAGAGGTAGAGAGTAA
- a CDS encoding UvrD-helicase domain-containing protein encodes MGKKLILKASAGTGKTYRLSLEYIASLMVGIDFKDILVMTFTKKATAEIKERILKFLKEICESEEKRVEIEKNLQNIYGDVFSFEISKVKKIYKNIVENKDKLKIYTIDSFTNTIFKKAIAPYLKIYSYEIVDEEENRKILIRTFEKLFENREDFNLFKSFLEDNSEKDMDRYVELIRNIINQRWKMILLGKNLEKKEPLDYKPALPILEKQEEILKEIAGIKGKPFDDLVKKDYRGYFSSKDKGEYLKENYNIFLKDKFWSGVKVKSKKGDIDSQLEDLNYLYVEFKDNLGREMYNRLVIPYEEKLLQTIEKIYTIYDEIKFREKRFTHTDINNYTFKYLEEKELGFIDENGLTEEFFEIIDGRLRSVFIDEFQDTSILQWRILKNILDKSENIICVGDEKQSIYGWRGGEKKLFENLAQIIDGEEEELDTCFRSKKNIVEYTNEVFRDIADKSVDVYPPNCDWKFNSVGYRESEESGFIKLLTEEEERETLEVMIDEIEKNFSTNYSGIGILARTKKTLERIAFSLGERGIPYTLESDTSIIESRGIGGIYALISWLVKKDFLSLLDFLRSDLVNISAPTLKEIIKKRDEVESYLYSDGSIDIEEDIFSTLKDIYINYTNHCGETEFLTYEMLLRIGIGNRFQNDEDTLNIFGFYKLLKEYRYFNDFLIEYEENNQKEKFKKISAGSSNTISLMTIHKSKGLEFDTLFYFIPSKPRNSGDKGMEFYFEMDKNYSQVKSYLITDNKFNNILESVEEIDYLEEKRLKWEHEEINNLYVALTRPKNNIFVVVEKIEDIENSNFATLLKNRDRGEVILNKVEKEDNLKGIEYDMKLSTPIVAHKSDKEENQREGINKIYSHTLQIEGKRVRGIIIHYFLENILHWEEKEIELSKKLTYAKYISVVGEKEMNELLSKENIDYIYERCRNIFDTHWDFIYREYPTYLKIDGENRNFRIDRLMIKLPTEKEKGIIYIADYKTGKYDEEQLENYKLSMIERVKRNGRDIEEFEIITEYIELDM; translated from the coding sequence ATGGGAAAAAAATTGATATTGAAGGCAAGTGCTGGAACAGGAAAGACATATAGATTATCTCTTGAATATATAGCCTCTCTTATGGTGGGAATAGATTTTAAAGATATTTTGGTAATGACATTTACAAAAAAAGCCACTGCAGAGATTAAAGAGAGAATTTTAAAATTTTTAAAAGAGATTTGTGAAAGTGAAGAGAAAAGAGTTGAGATAGAGAAAAATCTTCAAAATATATATGGAGATGTTTTTTCTTTTGAGATATCCAAAGTAAAAAAGATTTATAAAAATATTGTTGAGAATAAAGATAAATTAAAAATCTACACAATAGACTCATTTACTAATACCATCTTTAAAAAGGCAATAGCTCCATATCTAAAAATCTACTCATATGAGATAGTAGATGAAGAGGAGAATAGGAAAATCCTTATTAGAACCTTTGAAAAACTTTTTGAAAATAGAGAGGACTTCAACCTTTTTAAAAGTTTTTTAGAGGATAATAGCGAAAAAGATATGGATAGGTATGTGGAGCTTATTAGAAATATTATAAATCAAAGATGGAAGATGATTCTCCTAGGAAAAAATTTAGAAAAGAAAGAACCTCTTGATTATAAACCAGCTCTTCCAATACTAGAAAAGCAGGAAGAGATTTTAAAAGAGATAGCTGGGATAAAGGGAAAGCCCTTTGATGATTTGGTAAAAAAAGATTATAGGGGATATTTTTCTTCAAAGGATAAGGGAGAGTATTTAAAGGAAAATTATAATATTTTTCTTAAGGATAAATTTTGGAGTGGTGTGAAGGTAAAATCTAAAAAAGGGGATATAGACTCTCAACTTGAGGATTTAAACTATCTATATGTGGAGTTTAAAGATAATCTTGGAAGAGAGATGTACAACAGACTTGTAATTCCATATGAGGAGAAACTTTTGCAAACCATTGAGAAAATCTATACTATCTATGATGAGATAAAATTTAGAGAGAAGAGATTTACTCATACAGATATAAATAACTATACCTTTAAATATTTAGAAGAAAAAGAGCTTGGATTTATAGATGAAAATGGGCTTACTGAGGAATTTTTTGAGATTATAGATGGTAGACTTAGAAGTGTATTTATAGATGAATTCCAAGATACAAGTATTTTACAGTGGAGAATACTGAAAAATATCTTAGATAAGAGTGAGAATATCATCTGTGTAGGAGATGAGAAACAGAGTATCTATGGTTGGAGAGGAGGAGAGAAAAAACTTTTTGAAAATCTTGCTCAGATAATAGATGGAGAAGAGGAAGAGTTAGATACCTGCTTTAGAAGTAAAAAAAATATAGTAGAGTATACAAATGAAGTCTTTAGGGATATAGCTGATAAAAGTGTAGATGTATATCCTCCTAATTGTGATTGGAAATTTAATAGTGTAGGGTATAGAGAGAGTGAAGAGTCAGGTTTTATAAAACTTCTTACTGAAGAAGAGGAGAGAGAGACTCTTGAAGTTATGATAGATGAGATAGAGAAAAACTTCTCAACTAATTACAGTGGTATAGGAATTTTGGCTAGAACTAAAAAAACTTTAGAGAGAATAGCTTTTTCATTGGGAGAGAGAGGAATACCATATACTTTAGAGTCTGATACAAGTATAATAGAGAGCAGAGGAATAGGTGGAATCTATGCTCTTATCTCTTGGCTTGTAAAAAAAGATTTTTTATCACTACTAGATTTTTTACGTTCAGATTTAGTAAATATCTCAGCTCCGACTTTAAAAGAGATAATTAAAAAAAGAGATGAGGTAGAGAGTTATTTGTACAGTGATGGCTCTATTGATATAGAAGAGGATATTTTTTCTACTTTAAAGGATATCTACATAAATTATACTAATCACTGTGGAGAAACAGAGTTTTTAACCTATGAGATGTTACTTAGAATAGGGATTGGAAATAGATTTCAAAATGATGAAGATACTTTAAATATCTTTGGATTTTATAAACTGCTTAAGGAGTATAGATATTTTAATGATTTTCTGATTGAATACGAGGAAAATAATCAAAAAGAGAAATTTAAAAAGATATCAGCTGGAAGTAGTAATACAATCTCTCTTATGACAATTCATAAATCTAAAGGATTAGAGTTTGATACACTATTTTATTTTATTCCTAGTAAACCAAGAAATAGTGGAGATAAGGGAATGGAGTTTTATTTTGAGATGGATAAAAACTATTCCCAAGTAAAATCTTATCTGATAACAGATAATAAATTTAATAATATTTTAGAAAGTGTAGAAGAGATAGATTATCTAGAGGAAAAGAGATTGAAATGGGAGCACGAGGAGATAAATAATCTCTATGTTGCTCTTACTCGTCCTAAAAATAATATTTTTGTAGTGGTAGAAAAGATAGAGGATATAGAAAATTCTAATTTCGCAACTTTATTAAAAAATAGAGATAGAGGAGAGGTAATTTTAAACAAGGTAGAAAAAGAAGATAATTTAAAAGGAATAGAATATGATATGAAACTCTCTACTCCAATAGTTGCCCATAAGAGTGATAAAGAGGAAAATCAAAGAGAGGGAATAAATAAGATATATTCTCATACTCTTCAGATAGAAGGAAAAAGAGTAAGAGGAATAATTATACACTATTTCTTAGAAAATATTTTACATTGGGAAGAAAAAGAGATAGAGCTATCTAAAAAGCTTACCTATGCTAAATATATCTCTGTAGTTGGGGAAAAAGAGATGAATGAGTTACTTTCTAAAGAGAATATAGATTATATTTATGAGAGATGTAGAAATATTTTTGATACCCATTGGGACTTTATATATAGAGAGTATCCAACATATCTTAAAATAGATGGAGAGAATAGAAATTTTAGAATAGATAGATTGATGATAAAGCTACCAACAGAGAAAGAAAAAGGGATTATCTATATAGCTGACTATAAAACAGGTAAGTATGATGAGGAGCAGTTAGAAAATTATAAGTTGTCAATGATAGAGAGAGTAAAAAGAAATGGAAGAGATATAGAGGAGTTTGAAATAATTACTGAGTATATAGAGTTAGATATGTAA
- a CDS encoding peptide MFS transporter: MNSIFQYLKSKYPKSFWLMCFTITWERFSYHGIATILVLYFTTAVSKGGMGLSIIEATSLYGFFVGVLHLTPLIGGWLSDFYIGQQKSIILGGFFISLGNFLLFFSRGGDKNILYLGLLGIMIGNGFFKANCTNLVGNIYADKKPSEKEIAYSLFYMFINLGSFLAPFTAGLIADKFMATVDLQGNILKFGYRPMFLVCSIIAIIWTLLFFYLAPKFLGDLGKKPYKNTTNNKNFTLSFNFSKEEIKNIKLMGIISIFVILFWTAFYQSFSSITLYARDHVDRNLGSFVVPVPWFPALNAISGIIFSPFLVILWEKLKKYKVDAPIKISVGLFSMGIAFLFMSISSHITRDVSKANMIFIVLAFLFNTISELCTAPVGIATFNRLAPKQLSTIFMGIWYMTMCFGSIISGKIAGVVQNIGFFPLFSTLTIVLFIGGGILLILRKKF, encoded by the coding sequence ATGAATTCAATTTTTCAATACTTAAAGAGCAAATATCCAAAATCATTTTGGTTAATGTGTTTTACTATCACTTGGGAAAGATTTTCATATCACGGAATAGCAACTATTCTGGTTCTATATTTTACTACTGCTGTATCTAAAGGTGGAATGGGATTATCAATTATTGAAGCGACTTCTCTCTATGGTTTCTTTGTAGGAGTATTACATCTTACTCCACTAATTGGAGGTTGGCTTTCAGACTTCTATATTGGTCAACAAAAATCTATAATCTTAGGAGGATTTTTTATCTCTCTAGGTAATTTCTTACTGTTCTTTAGTAGAGGTGGAGATAAAAATATTCTATATCTAGGTCTATTGGGAATAATGATAGGAAATGGATTTTTTAAAGCTAATTGTACAAACCTTGTAGGAAATATCTATGCTGATAAAAAACCTAGCGAAAAAGAGATTGCATACAGTCTTTTCTATATGTTTATAAATCTTGGTTCATTCTTAGCTCCATTTACAGCTGGACTTATTGCTGATAAATTTATGGCTACTGTAGATCTCCAAGGAAATATTCTTAAATTTGGATATAGACCTATGTTTTTAGTATGTAGTATTATAGCTATTATTTGGACATTGTTATTCTTCTATCTAGCCCCTAAATTTTTAGGAGACTTAGGAAAGAAACCATATAAAAATACAACAAATAATAAAAACTTTACTCTTTCTTTTAATTTTTCTAAAGAGGAGATTAAAAATATAAAGTTGATGGGAATTATTTCTATCTTTGTTATTTTATTCTGGACAGCTTTCTATCAATCTTTTAGTTCTATTACTCTCTATGCTAGAGATCATGTAGATAGAAATTTGGGAAGTTTCGTTGTTCCAGTTCCTTGGTTCCCAGCTCTAAATGCGATATCAGGAATTATTTTTTCTCCATTTTTAGTTATTTTATGGGAGAAATTAAAAAAATATAAAGTAGATGCTCCTATAAAAATATCTGTTGGATTATTTTCTATGGGGATAGCATTTTTATTTATGAGCATCTCTTCACATATCACTAGAGATGTGTCAAAAGCTAATATGATTTTTATAGTTTTAGCTTTCCTATTTAATACTATATCTGAGCTTTGTACTGCTCCTGTTGGAATAGCTACTTTCAATAGGCTAGCACCTAAGCAACTCTCTACTATTTTTATGGGAATTTGGTATATGACTATGTGCTTTGGAAGTATTATCTCAGGAAAAATAGCTGGAGTAGTTCAAAATATAGGATTCTTTCCTCTATTTTCTACACTGACAATAGTTTTATTTATAGGTGGAGGAATCTTACTAATTTTAAGAAAGAAATTTTAA
- a CDS encoding rubredoxin → MKKYMCEICGYVYDPAVGDVEHGIPAGTPFESLPEDWLCPPCGVSKDHFSEVVEHNTSEKDLYVCEVCGYVYDPAVGDVEHGIPAGTPFAEISEEWVCPPCGAGKNHFSKMKF, encoded by the coding sequence ATGAAAAAGTATATGTGTGAAATTTGTGGATATGTATACGATCCTGCTGTTGGAGATGTAGAGCACGGTATCCCTGCTGGTACTCCTTTTGAATCATTACCTGAAGATTGGCTTTGCCCACCTTGTGGTGTTTCAAAAGATCATTTCTCAGAAGTTGTAGAGCATAACACTTCTGAAAAAGATTTATATGTTTGTGAAGTTTGTGGATATGTATACGATCCTGCTGTTGGAGATGTAGAGCACGGTATCCCTGCTGGTACTCCTTTTGCTGAAATTTCAGAGGAATGGGTATGTCCACCATGTGGAGCTGGAAAAAATCATTTTTCTAAAATGAAATTTTAA
- a CDS encoding Crp/Fnr family transcriptional regulator yields the protein MEKNNLENYTEILKNLNSFPILGAFSKDEVTEFLSYTEITKIKSGEKIFSQGDSPEAIYLIAEGEIKLEYEIDSKIYNLKNYKKGDCFGQLALIGIMPYLATSICVEDTTLISLSKFSFHALSKNNIKLFSKLLLNISREICRYNYYLTECLGEVLKK from the coding sequence ATGGAGAAAAATAACCTTGAAAATTATACTGAAATTTTAAAAAATCTTAATTCTTTTCCTATATTAGGAGCTTTTTCTAAGGACGAAGTTACAGAATTTTTATCCTATACAGAGATAACAAAAATTAAATCTGGAGAAAAAATCTTTTCACAAGGAGATTCCCCTGAAGCTATTTATCTTATAGCTGAGGGAGAAATAAAATTAGAATATGAGATTGATTCTAAAATTTACAATTTAAAAAATTATAAAAAAGGGGATTGTTTTGGACAACTAGCATTAATTGGAATAATGCCTTATTTAGCTACTTCTATTTGTGTAGAAGATACTACACTTATCTCTTTATCAAAATTCTCTTTTCATGCTCTCTCAAAAAATAATATTAAACTTTTTTCTAAATTATTACTTAATATAAGTAGAGAAATTTGTAGATATAATTATTATTTGACTGAATGTCTAGGAGAAGTTTTGAAAAAATAG
- a CDS encoding L,D-transpeptidase family protein, with product MKIFKIFILQIVIGIIAMAYSGQSDWSTMAVYDNKIPENIAVNEKYGEHPEVLDYVFVRARTANMRELPSTSGKIIGKYPYDTKLIALEKVLNYGNLWFYVEDSKGNRGYVSANVVRKRTFRFQKAMDKIVELENFMKEQRALGREIASTNSYIPNPNNQNFKREKDKYGTTLDQSSIGTSVINGEEIYIPDRSILSVIEKGKTTSRVKVANIPEELIVPNSSISRNPKIQNEFFKVIAIDVSNQNMIVFEKNSEGIWEVISYVYSKTGIESKLGFETPKGFFISPMAKYIMPYNSEIGEKEGYARFAIRFSGGGYLHGTPINYDEEINKEFFMKQKERTLGTFTGTRKCIRTTEEQAKFLFDWIVSKPNKKYNEQRPDKNVMFVIF from the coding sequence ATGAAAATTTTTAAAATTTTTATTTTACAAATAGTTATAGGAATAATTGCTATGGCTTATTCTGGACAATCAGACTGGTCAACTATGGCAGTCTATGATAATAAAATCCCTGAAAATATAGCTGTAAATGAAAAATATGGAGAGCATCCAGAAGTATTAGATTATGTTTTTGTAAGAGCTAGAACAGCTAATATGAGAGAATTGCCTTCAACTTCAGGAAAAATAATAGGAAAATATCCATATGATACAAAATTAATTGCTTTAGAAAAAGTATTAAATTATGGAAATCTTTGGTTTTATGTAGAGGATTCAAAAGGAAATAGAGGATATGTTTCTGCTAATGTAGTTAGAAAAAGAACTTTTAGATTCCAAAAAGCTATGGATAAAATAGTAGAATTAGAAAATTTTATGAAGGAGCAAAGAGCTTTAGGAAGGGAGATAGCTAGTACTAACTCATATATACCTAATCCTAATAACCAAAATTTTAAAAGAGAAAAGGATAAGTATGGGACTACTTTAGATCAAAGTAGTATTGGAACTTCTGTTATCAATGGAGAAGAAATATATATTCCAGATAGATCAATACTATCTGTTATAGAAAAAGGAAAAACTACTTCAAGAGTAAAAGTAGCAAATATTCCAGAAGAGTTAATTGTTCCAAATTCATCTATTTCAAGGAATCCAAAGATACAAAATGAGTTTTTTAAAGTTATTGCTATAGATGTATCTAATCAAAATATGATAGTTTTTGAAAAGAATAGTGAAGGTATATGGGAGGTTATCTCATATGTTTATAGTAAAACTGGAATAGAAAGTAAGTTAGGTTTTGAAACTCCAAAAGGATTTTTTATATCTCCTATGGCAAAGTATATTATGCCATATAATAGTGAGATAGGAGAAAAAGAGGGATATGCAAGATTTGCTATCAGATTTTCTGGTGGAGGATATCTGCATGGAACACCTATTAACTATGATGAAGAGATAAATAAAGAGTTTTTTATGAAACAAAAAGAGAGAACATTAGGAACTTTTACAGGAACAAGAAAATGTATTAGAACTACTGAGGAGCAAGCAAAATTTCTTTTTGATTGGATTGTAAGTAAGCCAAATAAAAAGTATAATGAGCAAAGACCAGATAAGAATGTTATGTTTGTAATTTTCTAA
- a CDS encoding OmpA family protein yields the protein MKKIFMVLSLVGVIAGCTSTQGQFKEITIKESETQYILEDVTTTEKPLEDIIVFNEEGVVIRKDGNNLVLSMPVEILFDFDSSKVKEGVKESLNTLGKALAENKDIKLKIDGHTDYIGTEQYNLNLSLKRANSIKNYLIGRGVSANNISIEGYGKQNPVANNSTEAGRAKNRRVEFIISRDKVIF from the coding sequence ATGAAAAAGATATTTATGGTATTGTCTTTAGTTGGAGTTATAGCAGGTTGTACTTCAACACAGGGACAATTTAAAGAGATAACTATAAAAGAAAGTGAAACACAATATATTTTAGAAGATGTAACAACTACTGAAAAACCTCTCGAAGATATAATAGTTTTCAATGAAGAGGGAGTAGTTATAAGAAAAGATGGGAATAACTTAGTGCTATCTATGCCAGTAGAGATTTTATTTGATTTTGATAGTTCAAAGGTAAAGGAAGGAGTAAAAGAGAGTTTAAATACTCTAGGAAAAGCTTTAGCTGAAAATAAAGATATAAAGCTAAAGATAGATGGACATACTGATTATATAGGAACAGAGCAGTATAATTTAAATCTTTCTCTTAAAAGGGCTAATTCAATAAAAAATTATTTAATAGGAAGGGGAGTTTCTGCTAATAATATCTCAATAGAGGGATATGGAAAACAAAATCCTGTGGCAAATAACTCAACTGAGGCTGGAAGAGCAAAGAATAGAAGAGTGGAGTTTATTATTTCAAGGGATAAAGTGATTTTTTAA
- a CDS encoding methylated-DNA--[protein]-cysteine S-methyltransferase gives MRCFSKYNSPIGNLYLVEEEGKLIRVTFNEIPADCKEKESNFFIECKKQLDEYFVGSRKEFDIPLKLYGTEFQIKVWKALEVIPYGETKSYKDIAICIDNPKGCRAVGLANNRNPIPIIIPCHRVIGANGKLVGYGGGIDKKIFLLELEKNKK, from the coding sequence ATGAGATGTTTTTCTAAGTACAACTCTCCAATAGGTAATCTTTATCTAGTAGAAGAGGAAGGAAAGTTAATAAGAGTTACCTTTAATGAGATTCCAGCAGATTGTAAAGAGAAAGAGAGTAATTTTTTTATTGAATGTAAAAAACAGTTAGATGAGTATTTTGTTGGCAGTAGAAAAGAGTTTGATATTCCATTAAAACTTTATGGAACAGAGTTTCAAATAAAAGTTTGGAAGGCACTAGAAGTAATTCCTTATGGAGAAACTAAAAGCTACAAAGATATAGCTATTTGTATAGATAATCCTAAGGGATGTAGAGCGGTGGGATTAGCTAACAATAGGAACCCTATACCGATTATTATTCCGTGTCACAGAGTGATAGGAGCTAATGGAAAATTAGTAGGCTATGGTGGCGGAATAGATAAAAAAATCTTTCTTTTAGAGTTAGAAAAAAATAAAAAATAG
- a CDS encoding DUF116 domain-containing protein, producing MKGNFFTKIVYEFYYLSFFLSERKKKQKEKSNIANKFLKYNNERVLKNIKDKKINKVLILLPHCLQKYSCPLKITSSIENCKKCGQCVIGDFLKIKSEFPVEVKVATGGTLARKHIKDTRPDLVMAVACKRDLVSGIHDAYPVNVYGIFNEIPNEPCIDTTVSIQKVREFLKEIF from the coding sequence ATGAAAGGAAATTTTTTCACAAAAATAGTTTATGAGTTTTATTATCTCTCTTTTTTTCTATCAGAACGAAAAAAGAAACAGAAAGAGAAAAGTAATATAGCAAATAAATTTTTGAAATATAATAACGAGAGAGTTTTAAAAAATATAAAAGATAAGAAGATAAATAAAGTTTTAATACTTCTTCCCCATTGTTTACAAAAATATAGTTGTCCATTGAAGATAACTTCAAGTATAGAAAATTGTAAAAAGTGTGGTCAATGTGTAATAGGAGATTTTTTAAAAATAAAATCAGAGTTTCCTGTGGAAGTAAAAGTAGCTACAGGAGGAACATTAGCAAGAAAACATATAAAGGATACAAGACCAGATTTAGTAATGGCAGTAGCATGTAAAAGAGATTTAGTATCGGGAATACATGATGCTTATCCAGTAAATGTCTATGGGATTTTTAATGAGATTCCAAATGAACCTTGTATAGATACCACTGTATCAATACAAAAAGTTAGGGAGTTTTTAAAAGAGATATTTTAA